The nucleotide sequence GCATTGAGTTAAttatcttcattattttctttatgaaacaTTTTTCTGTTGAGGAACTACTTCTTTGAAATTCAGCTTAGGTTTTATTCTTTAGCAAAGATGTAGGTATTTTGTTTTCCACAATGGTTctgtaattttattctttttcctttgaccACTGCCACCTCAACaaaagttttattggaaataGATAGTTTACAGTGATAAAACAGCTCAGTTAAGTTGGtagatatttttttcctgatgtttCAAAATTCAATATATAGTGAGTAGAGCAAAGAGCCTAGGTAATTTCTGTGATTGCTGGAATATTTAACCGTGAATAAATGACTGTTGTGAgaatagaatcttttttttttttgggtgctagtactgggcctgggaactatttattagctcttttgctcaaggttgacactctactacttgagttacagcactccacttgtggctttttgctggtggttacttggaggtaaaagtctcaccgactttcctattcatgctgatttcaaaccacaatcctcagatctcagcctcctgattatctagggttacaagtgtgagccacctgcacctgttTTTTTCTGTCAGTGAAAATTTTTAGCTATATGCATTCATAAACCTGGAATAAATAGTTCCATAATAAATGTGGAAATGCAAATATCATCATAGTGACATAGGAAAACATGTACTACTCTTATTCTATCTTAAAATGTCAACAACCTGGGCCTGGAAGGACATACCTATAGCTCCCACACTTAGAAATACATGTAGTAGGATCATGAACTTGAAGACAGCCTATGCTAcataataagaccctatctcaaaataaaaaagatgaaagaagcgAACCCTCAAATTTTTTTCAGTGGTAggttttgaacccagggtttcaagcaAAGTTAGCAAGTCCAttgttatctgtctgtctgtttttcaaCCCAAGGCCTTAAGCATGTTTGGAAAGTACAATGCTACTTAACTATACCTTCAAATTCACAATATTATCTTTACAAATACTAACAGATTGCAAAGAAAAATttcatatactttcttttttttttttttttttttttttggccagtcctggggcttggactcagggcctgagcactgtccctggcttcttcccgctcaaggctagcactctgccacttgagccacagcgccgcttctggccgttttctgtatatgtggtgctggggaatcgaacctagggcctcatgtatatgaggcaggcactcttgccactaggctatatccccagccctcatatacTTTCAATAAATCTCCTCAATTATGTTTTTCTTACACATGCATATAAATTTAAGTAGCCAGTGCACTCTATTGTCAGATGGCATAGTCTAATTCAACACTGAAAAACAATATTCTTGGCTATAATGCAGTCGAATTATTCATTAAATTGAGAATCTCCTATGCTTCCTTAGTTTCATGAccattcatttccttctcttccacacttctcctcctcctcattcttttttttcgaGGTAGGGACTAGCTATGCAGCTGAAGCTGTCCTTGAACAATCcgtctgcctctacctcctgagtcttGGAATGATAGGTGTGAATCACAATGCCCAGCACTTTATattccccccttcttcctccctccctcccttcactttttaaactttccttctttcctcctttcttttattcttctttccctcccttcttttcttccttcctctatctcatcctttcttctctctttagaGAAGAaaggctcaggctggccttgaacttgtgatcctcctgcttcagtctcctgagtgctgggattgtagttATGTACCATCACACTCCACTAATCATCACCAATTTACTTTTGAAAGTGTCAACTATTGAATCTTCTACCTCTTTAGCAGTCCATTTTCTATTAGAACAACCTTGACAATGAAAGACTTCACTGTTTTCTGCTCAACAAGCCACAATTGTATTTACAACTTTGGGCAATTATGAACTCTCTAAATTATGATTTCCCCAAATCATAATgtctctttattttaaatatttggatATAGAATTTCTATATGACAGAAGTCTTACTTTACCAGGATTAAAAATGCTAcatgatttacatttttatttttattgttttacttttcttagtcatggggcttagactcaggtcctgggctctgcccctgagatcttttgcttgtggctactgctctaccactttgagtcacagcaccagttccagttttctggtggtttattgaagattagaatctcttggacttatcctgccccggctggctttgaatagtgactatcagatctcagcctcctgagtagctaagattacaggtgtgacctctGGCACTCAGctttatttacattttcagtTGAGCTCTATTAACATTCCTTCCTCCATCTACCAGTCAGACATATACTTCTAGAAGTATTTCCTATAAGTTGCCACTACTGAACATGTTTAAAATTCATTCTCTTATCAAATACTATCAAACTTATAATATGTAGAAGAGAATACCAGGCACTTACACATTTATTTAACAATGTGAGAATAATGGCAGTCCCAACCAATATTTGTTACACTgacttatatttaaaaatatttcataaaaggtTTCATTTTTTCCAGAATTGTGTAATATAGATGAGGCAAGttcatctaattttattttaaataaactgtAGAGATTTTGACTATCTAAATTGAATAAAGTTAGTTCTGAGAATTATACTCAAGTCTTTAAAGACCAACATCCAGGTATTCTATTATAgatttcagaaattatttttaagactcTAATTTCTAATAACTAGTTCCAATAATTAAATTAAAGAGGGTAAATCTccattattttagaaaatatttgcaattttCAGATAATGCtgagaataaaataagatttCTTATTTAGTAGATGTTGCAATTCAAGGTTATTTCAAATTAGGAGAAAGAGATGGTggagtggctcaaagtgctagattACTGGCCTaaaaagtatgaggccctgagttcaaaccccagttcccaAAATAGCAAGCTtctaaatttgaaaagaaaagatttcacaAGTGTCACAGTGTAGGAAAAAGTATCCTAAGAAGTGATATATACAAAAATAAGGGCACAGAACATTTTCCAGGAAGAGAAGGTCTAAAAAAATATAGAGATTACATTCTTAAGATTTTATGAAAAATCAAGATAGCTAAGACTTAAAAGAGATCTACTGATATGAAGGAAAAGAATCAGAATTATATTGCATTGGCTTCTCACTGCTGGGACAAAGTACccgagaaaaataaatttaaaggaaaaagggCTTATGGTTTTAGAGGGTTTTAGTTCATGGTTGACTCATTCCATTGCTGTTAGGCAGAAAACCAGGGCCCAGAGGtagagcaaagctgctcacctcacgATGGCAGgcatgcagagagagaaagagcacacCTTCCAAGAGCATGTCCCTAGTAACTAACTTTCTCCACTTAGGCTCTACTTCCCAGCATTTacaccacctcccaatagtgcATTCAATTATGATCCCACAAATGTATTACTCCATCGATAAGATCAATTTCCAAAAGCCTTGTCTCTAAACACTGTTTGCGTCCGGGTCCAAGCCTACACGAGTCTCTGGGACACCATAAGACACATGATTCCCTCCAAGAGACTGAGAAAACTTAACATAGATCaagtagcatttaaaaaaaacaataaaagacacgACCTCACCTGAGCAGAGGAGTTTTCCTCTTTACAAAAACTTGAATCCTCCTGTATCAACAGAGGCTCGTTCTTCTCACAGCCCTCCTGGCTGATGAGCGTGTGGGCATAGTTGGGCTGGGGGAAGATGAGGTGGCTCTTCCTAGAGTCAGCAGTGAGGGAGACTTCATGGGAATAGGTCTGTAGGAAGGCCTGAACCCCCTCTACACCCACAAAGTGTGAAGTGGGTACACTTGAAAACCCTTCACCGGGAACTTTCAGCAAGCTAGACTTGTGCCAGCGTCGCAGTCTGAACACCAGCAGCACCACGACAAAGGCGAGGAAGATGCAAGAAACAGCGGCTACGGCCACCACCAGATAGAGTGTAAGATCTGAAGCATCAGGATTGTTTGGGGGCTCCAGGCTCCCCAAATCAGCCAGGACATCAGGGATGCTGTCAGCCACAGCCACAGTGAGCGTGACGGTGGCCGAGAGGGGCGGCTGGCCGTGGTCCTGCACCGCCACCACGAGGCTCTGCTTGAGCGCGTCTCTGTCCAGCAGGGCCCGCGCCGTGCGCACCTCACCCGTGTGCAGCCCCACCGTGAAGAGCCCCGgctcgctggccttgagcaggcggTAGGACAGCCAGGCGTTCTGCCCTGAGTCCCTGTCCACGGCCACCACCTTGGTCACCAGGTATCCCGGCTCTGCAGAGCGAGGCGCCAGCTCCACACCCGTGGAACCATccgtggggagggtggggtagaGGATCTCAGGCGCATTGTCATTCTGGTCCAGAATGAACAGGCTTAGTGACACATTGCTGCTGAGGGGTGGGTTTCCTCTGTCGCTGGCAGTCACCAGCAAGTGCAAGTCTCTAAACTCTTCATAGTCAAAGGAGCACAATGCATACAGGACACCGGTGTTGGGGTTGATGGAGAGGTAGGAGGACAAAGGTGCACCCTGGAGGGTTTCTTTGGCTAGGGAGTAGATGACTTGTGCATTTTCCTCACTGTCAGGGTCAAGTGCCTTCAAGGAGAAGATGGAGGTTCCTTTAGGGTTGTTCTCAGGGACATAGACAGAGTAagttgagtgggagaaaatgggtGGGTTGTCATTAGTGTCTGCCACAGTGAAGAAGATGAGCTTTTCTGTAGACAGAGGTGGTGTTCCTTTGTCTGTGGCTGTCACTGTGATGTTATAGAGAGACACCTGTTCCCGGTCTAGAATTGAATTTGTCACTAATCGATAATAGTTGTCTACTGATCTTTCCAAATCAAATGGGAGATTTCTGGAGATGGAGCATGTTACCTGACCGTTCAGACCAGAGTCTCGATCATAAACTTGAAAAAGAGCGACCACTGTTCCTGGAGGTGCATTTTCAGCAATGGTTCTGCTTCCAGAGGTAATGACCACTTCCGGTTCATTATCATTCACATCCAAGATGGTTATTAATACTTTTGCTCTGTCTTGAAGACCTGGCTGATCTCGGGCTTCAACATCCAGCTCATAAAAACTGCATTCCTCATAGTCTAGCGTTGCAGAAACAGAAATTTCTCCAGTCAAAGGATTCAagtggaaaatctgtgagatcttTCCAAAGGAGTACGTGACTTCTGCATGGATGCCTTCATCCTGGTCCGTGGCGTTCACTGACAACACCGGTGTACCTACAGGCAGATTTTCGGGAACACTCACACGATAGATAGACTGGGTAAACACCGGAGCATTGTCATTCGCATCTAAGACAGTCACCAGGATCTGTGCCATGCTTGAGCGGACGGGATCACCACCGTCCATGGCGGTGAGGACCAGGTGGTAGGTGGCTTCCACCTCCCGGTCCAGGGCATGCTCGAGGATCAGCTCTGGGTACTTGGGCCCCTGGGCTTGGCTTTGCACATCCACTGAGAAATGACTGTTACTGCTGAGCCTGAAGCTCTGAAGAGAGTTCATTCCAACGTCCGGGTCATAGACCTCCATTAGCAGAAAACGAGAGGATGGAGCTGAGTTTTCAAGGATTTTTACTTCCAATTCTTCCCTTAAGAACCGGGGTGCATTGTCATTAACATCTAATATTTCCACTTCCACGGGAAAAAGGTTCAGTTTGTCCTCCATCAGGATGTTAAGGCTCAGGAGGCAGCGCGCGCTCTGGGCGCAGAGCTCCTCGCGGTCGATCCTGCCCGCCGTCACCAAGCCGCCGCGCGCGCTCAGCGCGAACAGCTGCGCCCCACCTCTGGAGACGACGCGGACTTTGTGCTCGGCCAGCTCCTTGGCTTGTATTCCCAAGTCCTTGGTGATGTTCCCCACCAAGGAGCCTTTCTCTAATTCCTCGGGAATGGAGTAGCGGATCTGCCCAGCGGCGGCCCCCCACAGCAGCCCCGGGAGAGTGAAAAGCAAGAGCAGCTCACCGCGGGGCGGGCGTCCCTGCAGGGCGGCCATGGCTGGGCGGTGACAGCCTTCGTCCCTGGGATGGCTGGCGAGCAGGCAGCGCAGGGTCCCCTCGACCCCCGCGTTGCAGCACTAGCGGTCAAGGTCCTGGTGGAATGGGGGGCCAGGCGCGAGCCCTGTCAGGTCAGAATGCCTCCGCAGCTTTGGTGTCTGATCTGCTTTGTGGCTGGACCATTCGTCCCAggtttattttgattttcttgcccaggttagTGAACAGCGACACTTAGAGTCCTAAGTTGATACTGCACCGCTTTGTAAaaccatacatttttatttctgttaaatTTGCGAtcatattgatatatatatatttttccccccAACAGAGTGAAATATTTACAAgtaaaaaatatgtaagaatAATTTTTAGTGCCCCTCaaattttccacttactttttgGTGGGAAATCAGGATCTTAGTTGATGGGGAAATTACAGTTTTCTCTTGAATTACTGCACTTCATCAGCATTCACGTTCAGTTTTTAATAAAGACAGCAACAATCATAAACACATATTGAACCAATCTGCTACAATGCCAGTTACCATGATCCTTAGAGtcactatttgtttttattaacacATTAGGAATTGTTCTGAGGTATTTTTATATGTTCATACTTAAGACTATGTAAAACATacttaatgttttttttctataAGATTGGCTACATTGAAACCTTGattataaacagctgcctacaaaTAGTGCGATACACCACtgtattaaaatgtttataagtATATAGTTTTAGTATTAACCAATATTTAAAACTATCACAAAGATAACTACAGCACACATAAACCTGCCAAGAATGTTGGAGCCTCATATTATACacgggaaaaaaagaaataaaactgaagtTAGAGCATTTTAACCTCTatacttttcatttctaaattaaTGAGTTGAAGCCTAATTAAATTTATGGAGAAGAGACTTAAAGAAGCTAATTTTTTGTACATTGAAATAGAAGTCATATTTGGATTGTTATTGGCATTTTCAAACGAAGCAGTTTCATCACATAGAAGCTCTGTGATGGAGTATTTGGGGATTTATACtgatatgtgcacacacatttgcTGGTCTTTTTTGGGTATGTGTATACGGGTCCtggagtttgatctcagggcctggacatggaccctgagcttttgtgttcaaggcttgtgctctaccacttgagctacaattccatttctggatttttggcatttaattggagataacaggctcttggactttcctacccaggctggctttggactgggatccccagatctcagtgtttagaatagttaggattacaggtgtgagtcatcaatgCTTAGCTGTATTGAGAACTTTTACCTGGGTATATTGGAGGAAGGTGAGGAAGCACATACATTGTAAGAACAAGGCAGAGTCTCTTCATTGTAGTTGGGAAGAACTTTGAACACCTCACTACAGAATTCCAGTGAAAATGAAAGTAACCTCCAAAAGACAAGATAGAGGAATCTCAAGGGCACAAAGAAATAGCCAGAACCACTGCAAAGAGGAAGGTGACAGACATCAAGGCCAAGGATTTACCTTGGGTGTCAGAGAACACTGTTGTCACTGGGTGAATCTCACCGGTGCACAGTCCTGGACAGAAGAGTCCAGAATCAGTGACATGTAGGCCTGAAGTAGGATGTAGTTAAATGTTCGCTACCACTACCTTGGCGATTAGGTGGCTGATGGAAAGCCCATGCGGTATCAAAGATCTCAGACTCCCTTGGACCCCAAGCACTAGGTAGATACAGCGTCTGTGGTGTATTGTCATTCCAGTCGCCCACTTGTATTACAGTCATCCACTAGCACATGCAGGAGCAAAGTTGCTAGAAGGCTTGCTTcgtgaccccctcccccaccgacCTGTGCATGCGTGGTTCCAGGTTGCTGGCTGTGATGGAGTAGAGACCTTGGCCTTTGAGTCCCAGGTCAGAA is from Perognathus longimembris pacificus isolate PPM17 chromosome 22, ASM2315922v1, whole genome shotgun sequence and encodes:
- the LOC125339773 gene encoding protocadherin gamma-A6 isoform X11 encodes the protein MAALQGRPPRGELLLLFTLPGLLWGAAAGQIRYSIPEELEKGSLVGNITKDLGIQAKELAEHKVRVVSRGGAQLFALSARGGLVTAGRIDREELCAQSARCLLSLNILMEDKLNLFPVEVEILDVNDNAPRFLREELEVKILENSAPSSRFLLMEVYDPDVGMNSLQSFRLSSNSHFSVDVQSQAQGPKYPELILEHALDREVEATYHLVLTAMDGGDPVRSSMAQILVTVLDANDNAPVFTQSIYRVSVPENLPVGTPVLSVNATDQDEGIHAEVTYSFGKISQIFHLNPLTGEISVSATLDYEECSFYELDVEARDQPGLQDRAKVLITILDVNDNEPEVVITSGSRTIAENAPPGTVVALFQVYDRDSGLNGQVTCSISRNLPFDLERSVDNYYRLVTNSILDREQVSLYNITVTATDKGTPPLSTEKLIFFTVADTNDNPPIFSHSTYSVYVPENNPKGTSIFSLKALDPDSEENAQVIYSLAKETLQGAPLSSYLSINPNTGVLYALCSFDYEEFRDLHLLVTASDRGNPPLSSNVSLSLFILDQNDNAPEILYPTLPTDGSTGVELAPRSAEPGYLVTKVVAVDRDSGQNAWLSYRLLKASEPGLFTVGLHTGEVRTARALLDRDALKQSLVVAVQDHGQPPLSATVTLTVAVADSIPDVLADLGSISTPADLDKSDLTLYLVVAVATVSCVFLVFVIVLMALRLQRCWHKSHLLQVAGGGLDDVPASHFVGVDGVQAFLQTYSHEISLTADSGRSHIIFPQPNYVDTLISQDSCEKNDSLITPIDFPECKGEAPSSQQAPPNTDWRFSQAQRPGTSGSQNGDETGTWPNNQFDTEMLQAMILASASEAADGSSTLGGGAGTMGLSARYGPQFTLQHVPDYRQNVYIPGSNATLTNAAGKRDGKAPAGGNGNKKKSGKKEKK
- the LOC125339773 gene encoding protocadherin gamma-A6 isoform X12, which codes for MAALQGRPPRGELLLLFTLPGLLWGAAAGQIRYSIPEELEKGSLVGNITKDLGIQAKELAEHKVRVVSRGGAQLFALSARGGLVTAGRIDREELCAQSARCLLSLNILMEDKLNLFPVEVEILDVNDNAPRFLREELEVKILENSAPSSRFLLMEVYDPDVGMNSLQSFRLSSNSHFSVDVQSQAQGPKYPELILEHALDREVEATYHLVLTAMDGGDPVRSSMAQILVTVLDANDNAPVFTQSIYRVSVPENLPVGTPVLSVNATDQDEGIHAEVTYSFGKISQIFHLNPLTGEISVSATLDYEECSFYELDVEARDQPGLQDRAKVLITILDVNDNEPEVVITSGSRTIAENAPPGTVVALFQVYDRDSGLNGQVTCSISRNLPFDLERSVDNYYRLVTNSILDREQVSLYNITVTATDKGTPPLSTEKLIFFTVADTNDNPPIFSHSTYSVYVPENNPKGTSIFSLKALDPDSEENAQVIYSLAKETLQGAPLSSYLSINPNTGVLYALCSFDYEEFRDLHLLVTASDRGNPPLSSNVSLSLFILDQNDNAPEILYPTLPTDGSTGVELAPRSAEPGYLVTKVVAVDRDSGQNAWLSYRLLKASEPGLFTVGLHTGEVRTARALLDRDALKQSLVVAVQDHGQPPLSATVTLTVAVADSIPDVLADLGSLEPPNNPDASDLTLYLVVAVAAVSCIFLAFVVVLLVFRLRRWHKSSLLKVPGEGFSSVPTSHFVGVEGVQAFLQTYSHEVSLTADSRKSHLIFPQPNYAHTLISQEGCEKNEPLLIQEDSSFCKEENSSAQQAPPNTDWRFSQAQRPGTSGSQNGDETGTWPNNQFDTEMLQAMILASASEAADGSSTLGGGAGTMGLSARYGPQFTLQHVPDYRQNVYIPGSNATLTNAAGKRDGKAPAGGNGNKKKSGKKEKK